The genomic region caaactttaaggggaggtccatatttggttgattgaggagctgttttaagggagggtggagcagATTTTTTTAGATCCCACATTTCTTCACAAAAATGACTCCCAATCTTTCGGCTCCATACGAGAATCAGTTTAAAAAATACTCGTTTGGCACGACTCCTccagatcctcgcttagaatcaggagctggagttgtgccaaacgggccctaaaGCAAGACTAATTTTCTAGTAAACACCTATGGAAGCATCGAGTCATCACAAGCTAGTAGGAAAACTTATTTTTCTCTCTTTTTCTTTCTCCTTGTGCTTTATCTTCCACCTCTATTTTTAATGAAGTTTCATGGATATAGGGAGCTGGAGCCCGCCTCCCAATCGCCCCCTTAGATTCGCCCCTGGGAGAACATAGTTCTCCAACAACTTCTGTGATATACTCCTATGTTACACAGAGAGGAGGAATATGCTATATATAGGAGGAGCACAACACTGCCCCTATACTTAAATTATGTCATTTCTTTATGATATAATGATATCAAGCAGTGATAAGAATTTACTATTAGAAACAAAAATGTTTATGTCCTCAAAAATTTAAGTTCTAAGTATAAGTGAGTAAGTATAAGCTTAAGGGTGAGAATATTAGGTTGATCTCATCTGAACTCGTTTAGTCGACTCAGTCATACCTCTCGAGTAAAACAACCATGTTGATTGTGGCTCCTTTCACATCGCGTGAAGTAAATACGGAATGAGGTCCAACTCGCAAACCAACATTTACCATACCTTCTCGCCCACACATACCTAACGAGACCTGATATATCTTTAAGCGCCTAGTGAGAGGAAGGTGACTGCTGTCAATTCTTTCTCCAACACCGATTGTCGAAGTCTATGTAGTGGCGGTCCTAAGATTTTGGGGGTTTGGAATGAAATTTTAAATAGAGTCCCTtgttaattatatatatatatatatattaaaatatAACAATGATAAGTTGTTTATGCTCCCGCGAGTGTGTTGCGAGGTGTTTTCCGTCGTCATCTAAGTCGACGTGGTGTTTTTAGTTTGAGAAGTCACTTTTATTATAGATGAGTTGATTTATCACAGGTTCGTCATATGAATTTTGATAGAATTTTTTATGGAAGGACTATATTTCTTATGCTAATAATAATTATTAGCTAGTAAGGAATAAGTATTAGAAGACCAATCCATTCAATTGTACTAACCAAACAAAAAATAAGTAAAAAGACAATATAACACAAGTTCTTCTAACCGCACACTATATATGGCGCCCCCATACCTAGACAAAAATATATTTACAGGCATGGTGTGATGGTGTTGTTCCTTTGTAGGATATCTTGAGTTTAAACCGCAAGTAAGGCATTATGCGGGTGTATGGGAGTGACGTTTTTCACAGTTTTGAAAAAATATTGTAGTATTCTTAAATACGTATTATATATAAAATGATGTTATTAATAAGCTAGttaaaatctctgttttcaaaactaAAGTATTACAAATACTGTATTGGTTTAAGGCATTCTAAATTTAGGTATGTATCTCAGTTTCTAAAACTGTAGTATTTAAAACTATGGTATTGTCATGTCTAAAATAtgcagtagtatttcaaaaaaatgtggttttcaaaaactttgttcctAAACACAGcctatattgtcattttattttgctAAAGTTTTCGATTTATTTAAAACTAAAGTATACAATAGTATTTAAATCCGTAGCATTTTCCAGTATGTTAGTTTCAATTTATTGCACCGTACTTAggaggtgtttgaatgcactagaactaatagttagttggctaaaaattgttagtataattagctagctaacaaataactacctaactattaactaatttacaaaATAACTAATAGCTAAACTATTAACTAGAGTGTTTGGTTATCTTAACTAATTTTAgctactaactattagctctagtgcactcAAACACTGTCCTCGCCACTATTTGCGTGAAAAAGAAGAAAATCATTGAGATCCAGCTGAGCTAGCGAAAAGAAAGCCGTGCGCGTTTTATTCAAGCTGCAAGCTTTTCCCGAAACAGACCAAAACCAGCTGCCGGCCGGTGGCGGCGCGTGGGCGCCCTAGCTCACAGTTCACCGTTCACCTACGCTACGCCACCGAGCTCCAAAGCAAAAGAACAAACAAAAACCTCTCGACAAAATTGGCCCCCGCGCGCGTCGCGAACTCGCGATGCGCGGGTTCTCTTCTCGCCCGCCCCTGCATATGCGCCTACAAGCCCTCGGCCGGCGCGGCCGGTGTGGCGGCGAAGGCGAGCGGCTTCCTCGCGCTGGCGACGGCGATGAAGGACGGCAGGGCGTCGCCGGCCATGACGACCACGACCTTGGGGGGCTCCCGGTCGAGCGGCACCAGGACCCGCACCGACGCCGGCTTCTCGTCGCCGCCGTtggccgacgacgacgacgacgaagaggCCTTGCGGCGCGCGCACATGAGCGCGACCAGCGCCACCGCGATGAGGACCATCATCGTCGCGAACCCCAGGAAGAGATATGGCGTCGGCGTCCTCCacaggctcggccgcccgccgccagCCAATAGCACCGTCGTCGTCGGCGCCACACCTCCAACTCTTTCCGGCCTcatttgtctctctctctctctctcccactcaCTACTCCCTCTAGCTTAGCTTGCTGCGTTGCTGTTGTGGCTGCGTAATGGTTGCTTAATTGCCTTTGGCTGGGAGAGATGTGATGGGAACAGGTGTGGCGGGGAGGGTATATATAGGCCGGGAAGGAAGGAGGAGGGCAGACGGGAGAAGAAACCTTTGCAATCCTCTGCTGCTTGCTTTGGTGAGTTGCCTGTCTCCCTCATCACCTGGCCACAAGGTGCTGCGCCTTGCTGCCCAGCTGCTGACTGCTGTGCGATGGTGCGGcggcggctgcggctgcggctgcgtGCGTGCTTTATTTCTTTTTCGTCTCACGTCACATTCGTGCTAGCCGGCTTCCAAATATAATTTTGTTGGCCTTTTATGCTTCTGGCATCCTTTTTTTCCCCTTCCTTGTATATACCCGTATGCATGAGTTATATATATCCCTAACAAAACGGATAAACCTAAACCAATTAATTTAGAAAGAAAAAACTAGCGAATGAAGATGACCTCATgtctttttttataaaaaaaagcCCAAATTGTTTGCACACGTTTGCTTTTGTAAAAAAATATCGATTTTGTCTATATGATGTTTTCTAGGTCATAAGTGATCGCAATAACTTTCATTGTTTAATCCAAAAAAAATCTGAGAATAATCCTAGAGATGTAGCGCTAGTGCCTATGGAAGTTCCGGAAAATTCGATTGAGCTCCAAAAAATTAGAGTAGGAGCTTTTATATAGATCGAAAGATGTGGATGCTTCTGTACTATAGAAACACGGACGAACTAGGTAGTAGTCTAACTGGAGTAGCAATagcactagctagctagctagctagctagtgtaCGTGAGGCATTCGTCGCTCATGCATCAGCGGCAGATTGATGGATGGATCGTCATCGTCTAGCTGCTGCTAGCTGCAGGTCGCGTGTGGCGTTTCCGAGTCGCTGCGTCGCGCACCCGGGATTTCAATTATTCCTGGGATCTTTCCCTCACggtctttttttttaaaaaagaaaaaaatcactTTAAGGGCTTCATGGCTTAAACGGATGGTGATATATCGTTGCCGGTTTATGGCTTCAGTGAGTAGTGATATGTATGGACATTCACTGCGGATTCTGCTTGAGGATGCTAATCATTTTTTAGATTATTTTAAGTTATTATAAACCGATAATAAAGGTTTATCACGGTTGGTTCGTAAACAAC from Zea mays cultivar B73 chromosome 6, Zm-B73-REFERENCE-NAM-5.0, whole genome shotgun sequence harbors:
- the LOC100275091 gene encoding uncharacterized protein LOC100275091, with the protein product MRPERVGGVAPTTTVLLAGGGRPSLWRTPTPYLFLGFATMMVLIAVALVALMCARRKASSSSSSSANGGDEKPASVRVLVPLDREPPKVVVVMAGDALPSFIAVASARKPLAFAATPAAPAEGL